TCTTTCTCCTGAGCCTCCTGCAAGGATTATTGCTTTCATAACTAACCTCCTTTGGTTAACACTATTTGAGTTTCGCCCTTGGAGTTTTTGTAAGTTGATTGATTAAAAGTTTTTTTGTAAGCTAAGTTTATTCTTTATTTGCGCCCCTTCGCCCCGCAGCCCGCCCATAAGGAAAAAGGTGTTTATTTTATTATGAATTTGAAATATAGTCCACCGAGAGGTGGTAGCGTGAGTATTATTGATTGTTCTCTTCCGTGCATGGGTATATCTTGAGAATATACTTCTTTTGGATTGTCTACCCCACTTCCGTAGTATTGTGTCCAGTCGGTGTTTAGTATTTCTTGGTATACTCCTTTTTTTGGTACTCCTATCCTATAATTATCCCTTGGCACTGGTGTGAAATTGAAGACACAAACGATAATTTCATCTTCATTTTCTGATTTTCTTGTAAAGGATATTACACTGTTGTCAGAATCGTTGAAATCTATCCATTCGAAACCTTCGTAACTGTGGTCGATTTCATACAATGCGGGATGATTTTTGTAAAGAATATTTAAATCTTTTAAAAATTGTTGTGCCTTTTTATGAGGTTCGTATTGTAATAGGTCCCAGTCTAGACTGTAAGAGCAATTCCATTCTTTTCTTTGAGCTATTTCACTTCCCATAAAGAGTAAATTTTTCCCGGGATGAGCGAACATGTAAGAGTAAAATAGTCTTAAATTGGCGAATTTTTGCCAGTCATCACCCGGCATTTTTTCTAAAAGAGATCTTTTCCCATGAACAACTTCGTCGTGAGAAATAGATAAGATAAATTTTTCAGAAAAAGCGTATACTAAAGAGAAGGTAAGATCATTTTGATGATATCTTCTAAATATTGGGTCTTTACTAAAGTATCTTAAAGTGTCGTTCATCCATCCCATGTTCCATTTGAATACAAAACCTAAACCTCCAGCATGAACAGGGGTGGTTACTCCGGGAAATGCTGTGGATTCTTCGGCAATGGTAACGATTCCTGGAAAGTATTGATAGGTAACAGTGTTAAGGTGCTTGATGAAGTCGATAGCTTCAAGATTCTCTCTTCCACCGTATTTGTTGGGAATCCATTCTCCATCTTGTCTGCTGTAGTCTAAGTATAACATCGAAGCTACGGCGTCTACCCTTAATCCGTCGATGTGGTATTTGTCCAACCAAAATAAAGCGTTTGCCAATAGGAAGTTTTTAACTTCGTTTCTTCCGTAATTGAATATGTAAGTTCCCCAGTCTTTATGTTCTCCTAATCTGCTGTCAAGGTGTTCATAAAGGGCTGTGCCATCGAACCTTCCTAGCGCATGTCCATCTTTTGGAAAGTGGCCAGGTACCCAATCAACGATAACGCCTATACCTTCTTGATGCATTTTATCGACAAAGTACATAAAATCTTCCGGTTTTCCAAACCTGCTTGTTGGAGCATAGTAACCTGTTACCTGGTATCCCCACGAGATGTCTAAGGGGTGTTCGCTTACAGGTAATAGTTCTATGTGGGTAAAATGGTTTTCTTTAAGGTATTCTGAAAGTTTATCCGCTAGTTCCCTATAATTTAGAAATTGATTTTCTTCTTTTTTTTCCCAAGACCCCAAGTGAACTTCATAGATTGACATTGGTTCTTTTATCCAATTTTTAGTTTTTCTTTCTTCCATCCATTTGGAATCGTTCCATGTGTGCTTGTTATGTATATCGTATACAATGGCGGCAGTTTTGGGCCTTACTTCAAAGTAAGTTCCATAAGGGTCTGTTTTTAGTAATAGGTCTCCATTTTGAGTTTTGATTTCAAATTTGTATAAGTCTTCTTCAACAACATCGGGAATGAAAATTTCCCATATTCCAGATTGACCTAAAACCCTCATTTGATGAATTCTTCCATCCCAATTGTTAAAATTTCCAACCACACTAACTCTTTTGGCGTTTGGTGCCCACGTTGAGAATAAAACGCCTTTGATTCCGTTTATTTTCATGGGGTGTGCACCTAGTTTTTCGTATATTTTGTAATGGTTTCCTTCGTTGAAGAGATATCTGTCGTATTCAGAAATGACTGGCAAAAAAGAGTAAGGATCTTTGTAGATCCAGGTGTTGCCGTTGTAGTCTGTGCATTTTATTTCGTATTCAAATATTTGAGATCCTGGGATCTTTTTTTCAAAGAGTCCAGCTTCATGGATTTTATCGAGTTTTACAGTGGTGTTTTTGGAAATTAAATATGCTTCTTTTGCAAAAGGTTGAAGAACCCTAATGACTAAGTTTTCTTCATCGAGTTCTCTTAGGCCTAAATAGATGAATGGATCGTGACAGTCGGCATTAACAAGCATATTTATTTCCTTTTCTGTTAGTATGGGCATGTGTTGCCACCTCCTTTTTTATTAGCGCCCTTTCACCCTGCTTCCCACCTATAAGGAAAAGGGGTTTTATTTAATTTATAGTAAAGTATGTGCCGTTTTCTTGTGAGAGTTTTCCGTCTATTTCTAACTGCATAATAGTGGATAATATGGATGATACGTCTTCTTTTAAGTTTTCACATAGTGAGTCTAAGTTATTATTTCCTTCGTTTATTAGTTTTAATATTTTTTCTTTTAACTCCATTTCTTCAGGATTTTCAGTGAAGGTTTCCCCTTCTAAGTTGGTTATTCCAAATAATTCTTTAAGGTGTTGTAAAGAGATTATGGGGGTTGCACCAGAGTAGATTAGATAATTAGTCCCGTATGAATTTAATCTTGTTATATCCCCTGGAACGGCTAATACTTCCCTTCCGTAATCGAGTGCATACCTTGCTGTTATCAATGATCCACTTTTTTTAGCGGCTTCAACAACTATGGTTTTTTCAGATAGAGCTGCAATTATGCGGTTTCTGTACGGGAATGTGTACTTTGTTGCCCTAGTGCCTGGAAAATATTCTGATATTATTAGTCCTTCTTCTTTTATTTTGTTGTAGAGTGATTCGTTGGATTTTGGATATATTATGTCTATCCCGTTTCCAAGAACAGCTATTGTTTTTTTGGCGTTTCTTTGGGCTATTGAGTCGACTCCATAGGCCATTCCACTTACTATAGTGTAGCTGCTCAGGGTTTTGGCGATTTCAATACATATAGATTTCCCGTAATCTGTGGCTTTTCTTGTTCCAACAATCGAGACCGTTTTACTTTTTAGAAGCGATGGATTACCAAAATAATAAAGAATTACTGGTGGGTCGTTGATGTTTTTTAATAGATCAGGATATTCTTCGTCCCAGTAAGTAATTATACCTAAATCTTTTATTTTGTCTAAGCTTTGAACAATTTTTCTTTTGTTTTCTTCGAATTCTTCTTTGAATAAAGTGGGGGATGTGCTGGTTTCCGTGTATTCTAATAGCTCTTTGTTGGATTTTTTATATATCTCTTTAAGGGTTATGATATCTAATATGTTCAATGTTTGTGAAAGCCTCCTTCTTTGATGAGACTTGGTGTATTTAGCGCCCTTCCCCCGCTCCCCACCCATCTAAGGAAGTGGCTCTTTATTAGCGCCCTTCCCCCGCAGCCCGCTCCGTGAGAAAAAGAGTCTTTATTTAGCGTCCCTTAGCCCTGCTCCCCACCCCATTCAGAGAAGTATATGGGAGGATGAATTAGTAAATTTCTACCTCCGTTCTTTCTGAATGTCAAAGAGACTAGTTGGGCGTCCTTTTGTTTATTCCCGTAGGCGATATACATGTGTTGAGGTTCTAAATTGTTTTTATCTAAGATTATTAATACGTCTGAAAGAACGTAAGGATGGATTATAAAACAGCCTAAGCCTTTATTTTTTAAAAGATATTTTGAAGCTTTTATGAAAGCTTCTAATACCTTTAAATCACCAGCTGATCTGGCGATTTTTCTATCGCTGATTTGACTTTTTAATCCATCAAAATAGTGCGGAGGATTTGAAATTACATAGTCTACAGATTCTGTTTCAAAATGATTTTTGACGTTATTTACTTCTGTATTGACAAATTCTACGTTGCTTATTTCGTTTATTTCTTTGTTTTTTAGAGAGAATTGACATAAATCTTTTTGTAATTCTATCCCTATGATTTTACTGTTTTTTAACATTTTCCCAATTACGAGACTGACGTGCCCTATCCCACTTCCTAGTTCTACAATGGTCGAGTTGTCTTTAGCTGGATGAGTGGCTAATAATAGTACACTTGCATGTGTCGGGAGATGATGTTTGTTGGGTGTTGTTAGTTTTAGTGATCTGTAAAGCTTGTCTATTTCATGGATTTTGTTGGTTGTGTTCATGTGTTAGCACCCCTTTGGCCCGCAGCCCGCCCATCTAAGGAAGTGGCTCTTTATTAGCACCCTTTCACCCCGCTCCCCACCCATGAGCTTTAAGGGGCAAGCCCCTTAAGATCCCCAAATTCAAGGTCAAAATCATTTAAAAACTTAGTTTGCATACTTCAGCAAACAAGGCATCACCCATTTATTCTCTTTGTAGAAATATAGAATATTCCCCGATGTTTGGTCTTTCTATTTTAGTATCAATGATGTTTATGAATGAGAATGTCTCAATGTTCATTAATTTTATAGTAGAAGTTTCCATTATTGTTCTGCTGTTTATTGAAGAGTTGAACAGATCTATTGTTGAGTTTTTAAACAATGATTCTGCCACGTTATTCAGAGATATTTCTTTTAAGTAAGTATTATCGATATAAACACCTGATGAGTTCGTTATTTTAACGTAGTTAAATAAGGATGAATCGTAAAGGCAAATTCTTTCTGTGTTTTTTGTATCAATTGAGCTGTATTTATCAAGGGTTGAGTTTTTAATGAATATTAATTTTCCTTTACCCGTAAATTTAATGTTTTCAAAGTCTGTGTCATAAGCGATTACGGTTCCACCGTTAAGTACAATTTCCCCTTCTCCAAAGATACGGGTTTTATCAATTCCAGGCATTAGAAACATTACACCTTCAACAAGCACAGCCGCTCCATTATATAACCTGATCTCGTTTCCAGATTCAACCAAAAGTGTTTTTTCTTTTGGTATTAGTATATCAGAAGATATAACAAAGGGTGTGTTAATTTGTGGCAAGAAAAGGTTTTTATCTATTTTGCTTATCGTACCAGAAGCATATGGGACAAAAGCCTCTGAGAGAGTAATTATTGGATCAGAAGGAAGCCCGTATGTTCCATTTTTGGTAACTTTTCTTACAAAAATAATATCATAATTTGGGTTTTTAAGGAACGTATTTTTTTCTTCAAAAACTTTTTTCCATCCAAATATTTCATCATATCTTTCGATAATGTAATTTCGATAGTTGGGATCATACCGCCAAGATATATAGTCCAAATCTTCGGAAATTAGTCTTGTTGTAATTTCAGGTGAGGTAGGGATTTGTTTGTCAACGTTAAAAGTTACAAATTTTTCGGTTTTATTTTTGTAGGAGTCAAAAACAATCATAGTTGCATCTGTTGTTTGACTTAGTAATAAATCTGAAGGGTATTTAACCCCATTTCCATCGTCTATGAGCACAAAAAAATTATCATCCCAGTCGTCAGAAATGTTTGTATCGATTTCTGAAAAAAGGTTAACTTTTACAATATCCGAATTTATAACTGGTGGTTTATCTACATCCGTATTTATTTCAATCGTATGATTGTATGTGTTTTCGACATCATCTTTGAATTGTAGAATGTAACTTTTAATACCAGAATCTTTTTCCAATTTTATTGAGAAACTGTCTTGAAACGAATTCGAAGAGGCTAATTTAGTGTCGTTGTAGTACAGGCATACCATAGAAAAATCCTCTTCATCTACTTTGTATTCTAAATTTAAATCGCCTGCTGAGAGTTCTTGGTGGAAATATGATGGTTTTGGTGGAGTAAGATCAAAAGTTATGTTTGTTGCGAACTCAGTGATGATTCTATCTTTTCTATCTAAAAATCTAATATTGATTTTATAGACACCGTCGTGAAGGTTCTTCAAATAGATGCCATTAGAGTTTATTGCCCCTTCGCCCTGCTCCTCAGTCTCTTCAACATTCATAAAGGAGGATGGAGAAATCTCATCTCCATCCAACATTATTTCTACATTTTCATATTGAAAATTTGTTTTTATCACTAGGGGAATATTTGGCGAAATTTTGCTTGGAATTTCGATTTGAAAATTAACATCAGAATCTACATCATATTGACATCCAAAGAGTAATATTATTAACGTGGAAAATAATACAATCTTAGAAACTATTTTGAACAATTATTCCACCTCATAGAAAAGTTTAAGCAAAGGTGAATCGTTTGGAAGTACTAAGACGCTGTTGTTGAAAGAATCTTTGTAAATATCTGTTATCTTTTGGAGTTCGTAGAAATCTTGATCTAAGGAATAAGCCTCTGAATAAATGTTTAGGGCGCTTGCTTCAGCTGTTCCTCTTATGATTTCGGCTTCTTTTTGTGCATCTGATCTAATCATACTTGCTTCTCTGTCAGCTTCGGCTTTCATCCTTTGGGCTTCTCTTTCCCCTTCGGCTCTTAATTGAGCAGCCATGGCGTACCTTTCACTTTTCATTCTTTCGTATACCGCCTCAGTGTTTTCTTGAGGTAAATCGGTTCTTTTTAGTCTTACATCAACCACATTTATTCCAAAATCTTGGAGTGATGCTTCACTGCGATTTTTTATATCTTCCAAAATAGCCACCCTTTGGAATGAAAGAACTTCAGGAAATGTGTAATTTCCTATAACATCTCTTGCATGTGAGTAAACAATGTCGTCGATTCTTGTCATGGCGACTTCTACAGTCCTGAGTGTTTCAATGAACTTTTGAGGGTCTTCTATCCTCCAAAGTGCATAAGTATCAGCTAAAATAGTTCTTCTGTCAGAAGTTATTACTCTTTCTACGGGTATATCATAGATCATGATTCTTTTCTCGAGTTTTACTACGTTGTCTATAAAAGGTGTTTTTACGTAAATTCCTGGTTCCGTTTTTATACTTATAATATTTCCAAATCTGAGTACTATTGCTTGTTGAGTTTGATCAACGATGTAGAAAGCCGTTGTTCCAAAGAGAATTCCAAAGAAAACTATGATTATTACTACTGCCCATAGTGTTGTATTCTTCATTGTGCCTCACCACCGATAATTTCACTTAAGTCCAAAAAGTTTAATGTGTCTCCTTTTTCTGATACTACTTGCAGCTTTGCATTTTTAATCATTTGTTGTACAGAGTCTAATATTAATCTTTTTCTTGTGATATCCGCAGAGTTTTGGTATTCTTCCAATAACGCTTTGAACCTTTCGGTTTCTCCTGTTGCCTGTGCAACTTGTTCGTAGGCGTAAGCCTGAGCATCGTTTAAGATTCTTTGAGCTTCTC
The genomic region above belongs to Petrotoga olearia DSM 13574 and contains:
- the glgB gene encoding 1,4-alpha-glucan branching protein GlgB, with the protein product MPILTEKEINMLVNADCHDPFIYLGLRELDEENLVIRVLQPFAKEAYLISKNTTVKLDKIHEAGLFEKKIPGSQIFEYEIKCTDYNGNTWIYKDPYSFLPVISEYDRYLFNEGNHYKIYEKLGAHPMKINGIKGVLFSTWAPNAKRVSVVGNFNNWDGRIHQMRVLGQSGIWEIFIPDVVEEDLYKFEIKTQNGDLLLKTDPYGTYFEVRPKTAAIVYDIHNKHTWNDSKWMEERKTKNWIKEPMSIYEVHLGSWEKKEENQFLNYRELADKLSEYLKENHFTHIELLPVSEHPLDISWGYQVTGYYAPTSRFGKPEDFMYFVDKMHQEGIGVIVDWVPGHFPKDGHALGRFDGTALYEHLDSRLGEHKDWGTYIFNYGRNEVKNFLLANALFWLDKYHIDGLRVDAVASMLYLDYSRQDGEWIPNKYGGRENLEAIDFIKHLNTVTYQYFPGIVTIAEESTAFPGVTTPVHAGGLGFVFKWNMGWMNDTLRYFSKDPIFRRYHQNDLTFSLVYAFSEKFILSISHDEVVHGKRSLLEKMPGDDWQKFANLRLFYSYMFAHPGKNLLFMGSEIAQRKEWNCSYSLDWDLLQYEPHKKAQQFLKDLNILYKNHPALYEIDHSYEGFEWIDFNDSDNSVISFTRKSENEDEIIVCVFNFTPVPRDNYRIGVPKKGVYQEILNTDWTQYYGSGVDNPKEVYSQDIPMHGREQSIILTLPPLGGLYFKFIIK
- the dprA gene encoding DNA-processing protein DprA; the encoded protein is MNILDIITLKEIYKKSNKELLEYTETSTSPTLFKEEFEENKRKIVQSLDKIKDLGIITYWDEEYPDLLKNINDPPVILYYFGNPSLLKSKTVSIVGTRKATDYGKSICIEIAKTLSSYTIVSGMAYGVDSIAQRNAKKTIAVLGNGIDIIYPKSNESLYNKIKEEGLIISEYFPGTRATKYTFPYRNRIIAALSEKTIVVEAAKKSGSLITARYALDYGREVLAVPGDITRLNSYGTNYLIYSGATPIISLQHLKELFGITNLEGETFTENPEEMELKEKILKLINEGNNNLDSLCENLKEDVSSILSTIMQLEIDGKLSQENGTYFTIN
- a CDS encoding tRNA1(Val) (adenine(37)-N6)-methyltransferase, coding for MNTTNKIHEIDKLYRSLKLTTPNKHHLPTHASVLLLATHPAKDNSTIVELGSGIGHVSLVIGKMLKNSKIIGIELQKDLCQFSLKNKEINEISNVEFVNTEVNNVKNHFETESVDYVISNPPHYFDGLKSQISDRKIARSAGDLKVLEAFIKASKYLLKNKGLGCFIIHPYVLSDVLIILDKNNLEPQHMYIAYGNKQKDAQLVSLTFRKNGGRNLLIHPPIYFSEWGGEQG
- the hflC gene encoding protease modulator HflC translates to MKNTTLWAVVIIIVFFGILFGTTAFYIVDQTQQAIVLRFGNIISIKTEPGIYVKTPFIDNVVKLEKRIMIYDIPVERVITSDRRTILADTYALWRIEDPQKFIETLRTVEVAMTRIDDIVYSHARDVIGNYTFPEVLSFQRVAILEDIKNRSEASLQDFGINVVDVRLKRTDLPQENTEAVYERMKSERYAMAAQLRAEGEREAQRMKAEADREASMIRSDAQKEAEIIRGTAEASALNIYSEAYSLDQDFYELQKITDIYKDSFNNSVLVLPNDSPLLKLFYEVE